A window of Roseobacter fucihabitans genomic DNA:
CAGCGACCTTCGCGCGGTGCTTGGCCTGCACCTGTTTCATCTCTGCCTTATGGCTTTCTGCGTCACTCATCGGTTTATCCTCGTGGTTCTGGTTTTGTCAAAAACGCTTTAGGGGGTTCCTGAGGGGGGCATATTGGGTTTTGATTTGCTGCGGTCCAGTCCCAATTGACGTTCGCGCCAAATGATCAGAATACCGCCGGCGATCACCAGGCTGGCCCCTAGTATGATGGGGCCGGTGGGTACCTCGTCAAAGGCGACATAGCCGATGATGCTGGCAAAGATCATCGAGGCATAGTCAAAAGGCGCGAGCATAGAGGCCCCGCCGAAGCGATAGGACGCCGTCACCATGATCTGTGCCACGCCCCCGACCAGACCGGCCGAGATCAGCCACATCAAGACCGAAGGTTGCGGCCAGAGCCAGACAAAGGAGGGATGATCCACGACCAACCCGATGGGCGCGGAAAGGAGCGCGAGGCAGGTGGCCGTCGCGGAGAAGTAAAAGACAATCGCCGCCGTGTGATCGGTCATGACCAGTCGACGGACGTGGATTTGCACAAGCGCGCGCAGGATCGACGCAATAAGCACCATTATGGCCCCCAGCGTGGCGGCTTGCGACATTTCATCGGCACCGACGCTCAGGCGCGGGGCCATGACGATCATCACGCCGATCAGACCCAGCGCCACCGCAGAAAGGCGTATCAGCCTGACACGTTCGCCCAGGAACATCGCGGCAAAGATCACGGCGAACATCGGTGAAGCATAGCCTATCGCGGTCACCTCGGGCAGGGGCAGCAGACCCAGCCCGGCAAAGGTCAGACCCATGGCCGTCGTGCCGAACAGCCCACGCCAGACATGGCCCATGAGGTTTGACGGGATCAGCCCCTGGCGTAATTGTCCGCGTTGCCACAGCCAAAGCAGGATAATCGGCATGGCGCAGAGAGAGCGGAAGAAAACGGCTTCACCGGGGGGCACGTCGTCGGAAACGCTTTTGATGATTGCGGCCATGACCATGAATAAAAAGACCGCGCAAAGCTTCAAAGCAATTGCGCGGCCCGGTCGATGTTGGGTGAGGTCCTGGGCCATGGGCGTTTCTTGCGCCCCTGCACGGGAAAGATCAAGCGCCGGGAAGGGGCGCTCGATCCTGTGTCAGCTTCAGTTCAATGCGGCGACGCCGAGGGGGACCGAGAACTTCAGGCACCAGATGTAGATTTCATTGTAATCGTCGATGTTTACGGAGGCGGGCACGGTATAGACTTGCT
This region includes:
- a CDS encoding DMT family transporter, encoding MAQDLTQHRPGRAIALKLCAVFLFMVMAAIIKSVSDDVPPGEAVFFRSLCAMPIILLWLWQRGQLRQGLIPSNLMGHVWRGLFGTTAMGLTFAGLGLLPLPEVTAIGYASPMFAVIFAAMFLGERVRLIRLSAVALGLIGVMIVMAPRLSVGADEMSQAATLGAIMVLIASILRALVQIHVRRLVMTDHTAAIVFYFSATATCLALLSAPIGLVVDHPSFVWLWPQPSVLMWLISAGLVGGVAQIMVTASYRFGGASMLAPFDYASMIFASIIGYVAFDEVPTGPIILGASLVIAGGILIIWRERQLGLDRSKSKPNMPPSGTP